A portion of the Cryptomeria japonica chromosome 5, Sugi_1.0, whole genome shotgun sequence genome contains these proteins:
- the LOC131028849 gene encoding WD40 repeat-containing protein HOS15 — protein MATITSLEMNYLVFRYLHESGFIHAAFTLGYEAGIHKNPIDGNLVPPGALVSFVQKGLQYLELEANLTNTGTDVDGDFSLLQPLDLITKDVYELRQMIKEKREKLEKEKEKEKEKEKEKEREREREREHEREREREKEKERERQEREKERDRERERLEKERDREREKNKEKEKEKEKEKEKEKEKEHEDYAEKEKDREREEKVKVKVEEPRVLAGPEPMEITTATSSCPFNEILSSDVTILEGHTSEVFICAWSPTGSLLASGSGDSTARIWTIADGPCGSSLQNTPPKALVLKHFKGRTNEKSKDVTTLDWNGEGTLLATGSYDGQARIWSKDGELKNTFNKHRGPIFSLKWNKKGDCLLSGSVDKTAIIWDAKTAECKQQFEFHSAPTLDVDWRNNVSFATCSTDKMIYVCKLGDSRPIKTFSGHQDEVNAIKWDPTGSLLASCSDDCSAKLWSVKQDKCLHDLTGHSKEIYTIKWSPTGPGTSNPNQQLVLASASFDSTIKLWDVEQGNTLCSLTSHSEPVYSVAFSPNGEYLASGSFDKCLHIWSVKDGSLVKTYRGSGGIFEVCWNREGDKVAACFSNNTVCVLDFRM, from the exons GTTTTATTCATGCCGCTTTTACGCTAGGGTATGAAGCAGGCATTCACAAAAATCCTATAGATGGCAACCTTGTCCCTCCTGGTGCGCTTGTGTCCTTCGTTCAAAAAGGGTTACAATATTTAGAATTGGAGGCAAACCTGACCAAT ACTGGTACAGATGTGGATGGTGATTTCTCTCTGTTGCAACCATTGGATTTGATCACAAAAGATGTTTACGAGTTGCGACAAATgataaaagagaaaagagaaaaacttgagaaggagaaagagaaagagaaagagaaggaaaaggaaaaagaacgaGAACGTGAACGTGAACGGGAACATGAGCGTGAGcgtgaaagggaaaaagaaaaagagagagaaagacaagaaagggagaaagaaagagaTCGAGAAAGGGAACGACTAGAAAAAGAGAGGGAccgagaaagagagaaaaataaggaaaaagaaaaggaaaaggagaaggagaaggagaaggagaaggaaaaggAACATGAGGATTATGCTGAGAAAGAGAAAGACCGTGAACGAGAAGAAAAAGTCAAGGTTAAAGTTGAGGAGCCTAGGGTGTTGGCAG GCCCAGAACCAATGGAAATTACAACTGCTACATCTTCATGCCCATTTAATGAGATTTTAAGTTCAGATGTTACTATTCTGGAAGGACATACCTCTGAG GTTTTCATCTGTGCATGGAGTCCAACTGGTTCGCTGCTTGCTTCAGG ATCTGGAGATTCAACAGCTCGAATTTGGACAATTGCAGATGGCCCATGCGGATCTTCGTTGCAGAATACACCTCCCAAAGCTCTTGTTTTGAAACATTTTAAGGGTAGAACAAATGAGAAGAGTAAAGATGTTACGACCCTCGATTGGAAT GGAGAAGGAACATTACTTGCAACTGGGTCTTATGATGGACAAGCAAGGATTTGGAGTAAAGATG GTGAATTGAAGAATACATTTAACAAACACAGAGGGCCTATTTTCTCTCTTAAATGGAACAAAAAAGGAGACTGTCTTCTCAGTGGAAGTGTTGATAAAACAGCAATAATTTGGGATGCCAAAACAGCAGAATGCAAGCAGCAATTCGAGTTTCACTCTG CACCAACTCTTGATGTTGATTGGCGCAACAATGTGTCCTTTGCCACGTGTTCAACAGACAAGATGATCTATGTTTGTAAACTTGGTGATTCTCGACCTATTAAAACGTTTTCTGGGCATCAG GATGAGGTCAATGCCATCAAGTGGGATCCTACTGGGTCTCTTCTTGCTTCCTGCTCTGATGATTGCTCTGCAAAG CTTTGGAGTGTGAAGCAGGACAAATGTCTGCATGATCTCACAGGGCACAGTAAG GAAATTTATACTATCAAGTGGAGTCCCACTGGTCCTGGCACTAGCAATCCTAATCAACAGTTGGTCTTAGCAAG TGCATCATTTGATTCAACAATTAAACTATGGGATGTTGAGCAAGGAAACACGTTGTGTAGCTTGACTAGTCATTC TGAACCTGTATATTCAGTTGCCTTTAGCCCAAATGGAGAATACCTGGCAAGTGGGTCTTTTGACAAATGTTTGCATATCTGGTCTGTCAAGGATGGAAGCCTTGTCAAAACATATAGAGGTAGTGGTGGAATTTTTGAAGTATGCTGGAATAGGGAAGGAGATAAAGTTGCAGCTTGTTTCTCGAATAACACAGTCTGTGTGTTGGACTTCAGGATGTAA